A region of Mammaliicoccus sp. Dog046 DNA encodes the following proteins:
- the nagA gene encoding N-acetylglucosamine-6-phosphate deacetylase, which translates to MDHYILANATIYTEQGKIENGYIEVKKGYIQDVQAGAYTGNVTSIDLEGQQVIPGFIDIHIHGGYGQDVMDATESSLDILSAHLVSEGTTSFLATTMTQSTEAVNQALENVAHFQPKDERCSEILGVHLEGPFISEHKVGAQNPAFVSRPTTEKLKNYQAKAKDNIKIVTIAPEVEGAKETIKEMKDDIIFSAGHTVSDYDELEDAVKIGLKHITHLYNAQTPFTHREPGVFGAALTNERLTTEVIVDGIHAHPAAVKLAYLAKGNQNFCVITDAMRAKGMTDGEYDLGGQAVFVKNNEARLESGALAGSILLMNHGLKNLMNFANITLEEAWRTTSLNQAIRLKVDDRLGSIKIGKQADLVVVDSEINVLTTIKKGYIIDND; encoded by the coding sequence ATGGATCATTATATATTAGCAAACGCAACGATATATACAGAACAAGGTAAAATTGAAAATGGTTATATTGAAGTTAAAAAGGGTTATATTCAAGATGTTCAGGCAGGGGCATATACGGGAAATGTCACAAGTATAGATTTAGAAGGACAGCAAGTGATTCCGGGATTTATTGATATACATATTCATGGTGGTTACGGTCAAGATGTCATGGACGCTACAGAATCATCATTAGATATATTGAGTGCACATTTAGTTTCTGAAGGAACAACAAGCTTCTTAGCAACGACAATGACACAATCTACAGAAGCAGTTAATCAAGCATTAGAAAATGTAGCTCATTTTCAACCGAAAGATGAACGATGTTCAGAAATTCTGGGCGTGCACTTAGAAGGTCCATTTATTTCAGAACATAAAGTAGGTGCACAAAACCCAGCATTCGTTTCTAGACCAACTACTGAAAAACTTAAAAATTATCAAGCAAAAGCAAAAGATAACATAAAAATTGTAACCATTGCTCCAGAAGTAGAAGGGGCAAAAGAAACAATTAAAGAGATGAAAGACGATATTATATTCTCGGCAGGCCATACAGTGAGTGATTATGACGAATTAGAAGATGCTGTAAAAATCGGATTAAAACATATTACTCATTTATACAATGCACAGACGCCTTTTACGCACCGTGAACCTGGTGTGTTTGGTGCAGCATTAACAAATGAACGATTGACGACTGAAGTTATAGTAGATGGAATTCATGCACATCCAGCAGCTGTGAAGTTGGCATATTTAGCAAAAGGAAATCAAAATTTTTGTGTCATCACTGATGCAATGCGAGCAAAAGGTATGACTGACGGAGAATATGATTTAGGTGGCCAAGCTGTGTTCGTGAAAAATAATGAAGCGCGATTGGAATCAGGTGCATTAGCAGGAAGTATATTGTTAATGAATCATGGATTGAAAAATTTAATGAACTTCGCAAACATTACACTTGAGGAAGCATGGAGGACTACTAGCTTAAACCAAGCAATCAGATTAAAAGTCGATGATAGACTTGGATCAATCAAAATT